Proteins encoded in a region of the Ranitomeya imitator isolate aRanImi1 chromosome 9, aRanImi1.pri, whole genome shotgun sequence genome:
- the DHODH gene encoding dihydroorotate dehydrogenase (quinone), mitochondrial, with the protein MAARRDITSGHVAQHPEVKMLGAHVKRRWKEALVILGGGGFLFSSILTVQGDERFYAELLMPTLQKAMSPELAHTLSIKFAALGLVPRCAQHNSQHLETTVLGHKFRNPVGLAAGFDKHAEAVDGLFKMGFGFVEIGSVTPEPQEGNQKPRVFRLLEDKAIINRYGFNSHGIAVVRRRLLRRAEKQKTLTAEGMPLGVNLGKNKTSENAVADYTRGVRELGPLADYLVINVSSPNTPGLRALQGREQLRHLLAKVVNARNSLPCEHRPAILVKIAPDLSPSDKEDIAAVVTELGIEGLIVTNTTVSRPSTLKDPSSIEAGGLSGVPLRDLSTQTIREMYALTSGQVPIIGVGGVSCGLDALQKIRAGASLVQLYTALTYQGPPVIGKVTRELEKLLIDEGFSSVSEAVGADHRSKSQNTAAKS; encoded by the exons cgccGGTGGAAGGAAGCTCTTGTTATCCTGGGCGGTGGAGGTTTCCTCTTCTCCTCCATTCTTACTGTTCAGGGGGATGAACGTTTCTACGCAGAATTGTTGATGCCGACATTGCAGAAAGCGATGTCACCTGAACTGGCGCACACGTTGTCCATAAAGTTTGCGGCTCTGGGCCTTGTCCCACGATGTGCACAGCATAATTCACAGCATCTG GAGACTACAGTACTGGGTCACAAGTTCCGAAATCCAGTGGGCCTGGCTGCCGGGTTTGATAAGCACGCAGAGGCTGTAGATGGACTTTTCAAAATGGGCTTTGGTTTTGTAGAAATCGGAAGTGTCACCCCGGAACCCCAGGAAGGAAACCAGAAGCCCAGAGTGTTTCGCCTTCTTGAAGACAAGGCCATTATCAACAG ATATGGATTTAACAGTCACGGCATAGCGGTGGTTCGCCGCCGGCTGCTGCGGAGGGCAGAGAAGCAGAAGACCCTGACTGCTG AGGGAATGCCACTGGGTGTAAATTTAGGAAAGAATAAAACATCGGAAAACGCAGTTGCTGATTACACAAGGGGAGTGCGTGAACTCGGACCCCTGGCTGACTACCTCGTTATCAACGTGTCGAGCCCGAATACCCCCGGACTGAGAGCTCTTCAGGGCAGAGAGCAGCTGCGCCATCTGCTGGCTAAG GTAGTAAACGCTCGGAATTCGCTGCCCTGTGAACACCGGCCTGCAATACTTGTCAAGATAGCGCCCGATCTGTCCCCAAGTGATAAAGAAGACATTGCCGCTGTAGTGACCGAG CTCGGCATAGAAGGTCTGATAGTCACCAACACGACAGTGAGCCGCCCCTCGACGCTGAAGGACCCTAGTAGCATTGAGGCGGGCGGATTAAGTGGGGTTCCTCTCCGAGATTTGTCTACACAGAccattagagaaatgtatgcattgACCTCAG GCCAAGTTCCTATCATTGGCGTAGGGGGCGTCAGCTGTGGGTTAGACGCTCTGCAGAAGATCCGCGCCGGGGCCTCGCTTGTTCAGCTGTACACAGCACTTACTTATCAAGGACCCCCTGTTATAGGAAAAGTGACTCGGGAGCTGGAGAAGTTACTTAT CGATGAAGGATTTTCCAGCGTCTCTGAAGCAGTCGGCGCCGATCATAGGAGCAAAAGTCAGAACACGGCTGCAAAATCCTAA